One stretch of Clupea harengus chromosome 2, Ch_v2.0.2, whole genome shotgun sequence DNA includes these proteins:
- the hat1 gene encoding histone acetyltransferase type B catalytic subunit isoform X1: MAGVNAMEKKLAEYKCDTNEAICLKLVRFPEDVDDEGTSFHPEYSHQLYGDDEVAFGYKGLQIQLYYSAGSLTTLFKVKYSSKVTEKFECVEPDDVEGKIREIIPQGFCGNTDDFISLLEKEANFKPFGNLIHTYSIHNEEAGEDITYQIHKVELASSGFREYHGRLQTFLMWFIETASFIDVDDDRWDFFLVFEKYNKDGETLFATVGYMTVYNYYVYPDKTRPRVSQMLILPPFQGEGHGAQLLETVHRFYCNSPKVQDITAEDPSENYVKLRDFVLVKLCQALQSFSADKISLGFSEDMAIEAQEKLKINKKHARRVYEILRLRATDMSNEEVARAYRLEVKKRLFGPYKKNQRELTKMRKCLRPEELASQVSQMDTQLQHEELERGYQDVLGEYRRIIERLARA; this comes from the exons ATGGCGG GTGTGAACGCAATGGAAAAGAAGTTGGCGGAGTACAAGTGTGATACCAACGAGGCAATATGTTTGAAGCTAG ttcGGTTTCCAGAGGATGTAGATGACGAAGGCACATCATTCCATCCCGAATACAGCCACCAACTTTATGGAGATGA cGAGGTGGCTTTTGGGTACAAAGGACTTCAGATTCAACTATACTACAGTGCCGGCAGCTTGACAACGCTCTTCAAAGTTAAATACTCCTCAAAGGTCACAGAGAAATTTGAATGTGTTGAG CCGGATGACGTGGAGGGAAAGATCCGTGAAATCATCCCGCAGGGATTCTGCGGTAATACGGACGACTTCATCTCGCTGCTGGAGAAGGAGGCCAACTTTAAGCCATTTGGCAACCTGATCCACACATACAGCATCCACAAtgaggaggctggagaggacATCACATATCAGATCCATAAA GTGGAACTGGCCAGCTCTGGGTTCCGCGAGTACCACGGGCGGCTGCAGACCTTCCTCATGTGGTTCATCGAGACGGCCAGCTTCATCGACGTGGATGATGACCGCTGGGACTTCTTCCTGGT ATTTGAGAAGTACAATAAGGACGGGGAGACTCTCTTCGCGACTGTTGGCTACATGACAGTTTATAATTACTACGTGTACCCAGACAAAACCCGACCACGTGTAAG CCAAATGCTGATCCTACCCCCATTCCAAGGAGAGGGCCATGGAGCCCAGCTGCTGGAGACTGTGCACAGGTTTTATTGCAACTCCCCAAAAGTGCAGGACATCAcag CGGAGGACCCGTCGGAGAACTACGTGAAGCTGCGAGACTTTGTCCTGGTAAAGCTGTGCCAAGCGCTGCAGTCTTTCTCCGCCGACAAGATCTCCCTGGGCTTCAGCGAGGACATGGCCATCGAGGCGCAGGAGAAGTTAAAGATAAACAAG AAACACGCTAGGCGGGTGTACGAGATCTTGCGTTTGCGAGCAACAGACATGAGCAATGAGGAGGTGGCCAGAGCATATCGACTGGAGGTCAAAAAACGGTTATTTGGACCCTACAAG aaaaacCAGAGGGAGCTGACCAAAATGAGGAAGTGTCTGCGGCCAGAGGAGCTGGCGTCCCAGGTGAGCCAGATGGACACCCAGCTGCAGCACGAGGAGCTGGAGCGAGGCTACCAGGACGTGCTGGGGGAGTACCGCAGGATCATCGAGCGGCTAGCGCGGGCCTGA
- the LOC105907994 gene encoding calcium-binding mitochondrial carrier protein Aralar1: MAVKVQSTKRADPHELKEIFLKHASVTESDGEQYMTPGDFVQKYLGLHTLPNHNPDTVKLIAGVADTTKDGLISFQEFLAFESILCVPDALFIVAFQLFDKTGTGDISFENVRDIFSETTVHHHIPFNWNCEFIRLHFGNDRKRHLSYLEFTQFLQELQLEHARQAFAQKDKGKIGVISACDFSDIMSTIRHHVLTPFVEENLVSVAGGGTSHMVSFSFFNAFTSLLNNMELIRKIYSTLSGTNKNTEVTKGEFIQAANKFGQITPMEIDILYQLSGLHSHSGRVTFADIERIAPLEEGAMPYHLAEVQRQHPHGDVHRPVWLQAAESAYRFSLAAVAGATGATAVYPIDLVKTRLQNQRSTGSFVGELMYKNSFDCAKKVLRYEGFSGFYRGLLPQLIGVAPEKAIKLTVNDFVRDKFTNKDDTIPLFAEVLAGACAGGSQVVFTNPLEIVKIRLQVAGEIATGPRVSALNVVRDLGFFGLYKGAKACFLRDIPFSAIYFPVYAHTKASFADEEGRLGALQLLAAGAIAGVPAASLVTPADVIKTRLQVAARAGQTSYTGVIDCFRKIMQEEGFKALWKGAGARVFRSSPQFGVTLVTYELLQRWFYVDFGGHRPAGSEPTPKSRISQLPPTSPDHVGGYRLAAATFAGVEEKFGLHLPKFKSPVSVPRVKPPPAQAGTQAS; the protein is encoded by the exons ATGGCGGTCAAG GTGCAGTCCACTAAAAGAGCCGACCCTCATGAATTGAAGGAAATATTTTTAAAG CATGCCAGTGTCACGGAGTCAGATGGGGAGCAGTACATGACCCCTGGTGATTTTGTGCAGAAGTATTTGGGCCTGCACACTCTGCCAAACCACAACCCTGATACGGTGAAGCTGATCGCCGGAGTGGCTGACACCACCAAGGATGG ACTGATCTCTTTTCAGGAGTTTCTGGCCTTTGAATCCATTCTGTGTGTCCCGGATGCCCTTTTTATAGTTGCGTTTCAGTTATTTGACAAGACTGGCACAGGGGATATCTCCTTTG AAAATGTCAGAGATATCTTCAGCGAGACCACGGTTCATCATCACATCCCTTTCAACTGGAACTGTGAGTTCATCCGACTCCATTTTGGCAATGACAGAAAGAGGCACCTCAGTTACCTGGAATTTACTCAGTTCCTGCAG gagctgcagctGGAGCACGCCCGGCAGGCGTTTGCACAGAAGGACAAGGGGAAGATTGGTGTCATCTCTGCCTGCGACTTCAGTGACATAATGTCGACCATCCGCCATCATGTGCTTACTCCGTTTGTGGAAGAGAATCTTGTTTCA GTCGCAGGAGGAGGGACCTCACACATGGTGAGCTTTTCCTTCTTCAATGCCTTCACCTCCTTGCTCAACAACATGGAGCTCATTCGCAAGATCTACAGCACATTGTCtggcacaaacaaaaacactgaggtcaccaaag GGGAGTTTATTCAAGCTGCCAATAAGTTTGGTCAGATTACTCCCATGGAGATTGACATCCTGTACCAGCTCTCCGGTCTCCATTCTCATTCTGG GAGGGTGACTTTTGCAGACATTGAGAGGATAGCACCGTTGGAGGAGGGTGCCATGCCCTACCATCTTGCAGAGGTCCAGAGACAG cacccTCACGGAGATGTGCACCGGCCAGTCTGGCTCCAGGCTGCAGAGTCTGCTTACAGGTTCTCTCTGGCCGCAGTCGCTGGAG ctACCGGGGCAACTGCGGTGTACCCCATCGACCTGGTGAAGACCCGCCTGCAGAACCAGCGCTCCACCGGCTCCTTCGTAGGCGAGCTCATGTACAAGAACAGCTTCGACTGCGCCAAGAAGGTGCTGCGCTACGAGGGCTTCTCTGGGTTCTACCGAG GACTCTTGCCACAGCTCATTGGTGTGGCCCCAGAAAAAGCCATCAAACTCACG GTAAATGACTTCGTGAGAGATAAATTCACCAATAAAGATGATACCATTCCGCTCTTTGCAGAGGTGTTGGCTGGTGCATGT GCTGGAGGCTCTCAGGTGGTCTTCACCAACCCGCTGGAGATCGTGAAGATCCGTCTCCAGGTGGCGGGGGAGATTGCCACGGGCCCGCGGGTCAGCGCCCTCAACGTGGTGCGAGACCTCGGCTTCTTCGGCCTCTACAAG GGAGCCAAGGCCTGCTTTCTGCGTGACATCCCCTTCTCGGCGATCTACTTCCCCGTGTACGCCCACACCAAAGCCAGCTTCGCAGACGAGGAAGGCAGGTTGGGGGCTTTGCAGCTGCTGGCCGCTGGTGCTATTGCAG gtgTCCCCGCCGCCTCCCTGGTCACCCCCGCTGATGTGATCAAGACCAGGCTGCAGGTGGCCGCCCGTGCCGGTCAGACCTCCTACACCGGAGTCATTGACTGCTTCCGCAAGATCATGCAGGAGGAGGGCTTCAAGGCCTTATGGAAGGGGGCAGGAG CCCGCGTGTTCAGGTCCTCGCCCCAGTTCGGTGTCACCCTGGTGACTTACGAGCTTCTGCAGAGGTGGTTCTACGTTGACTTTGGAGGACA TCGCCCTGCGGGCTCTGAGCCAACACCCAAGTCCCGCATCTCACAGCTGCCGCCCACCAGCCCTGACCACGTCGGTGGCTATCGCTTGGCCGCGGCGACCTTCGCTGGGGTCGAGGAGAAGTTCGGCCTGCACCTGCCCAAATTCAAAAGCCCAGTCTCTGTGCCCAGGGTCAAGCCACCACCCGCCCAAGCGGGCACCCAGGCCTCGTGA
- the hat1 gene encoding histone acetyltransferase type B catalytic subunit isoform X2, producing the protein MEKKLAEYKCDTNEAICLKLVRFPEDVDDEGTSFHPEYSHQLYGDDEVAFGYKGLQIQLYYSAGSLTTLFKVKYSSKVTEKFECVEPDDVEGKIREIIPQGFCGNTDDFISLLEKEANFKPFGNLIHTYSIHNEEAGEDITYQIHKVELASSGFREYHGRLQTFLMWFIETASFIDVDDDRWDFFLVFEKYNKDGETLFATVGYMTVYNYYVYPDKTRPRVSQMLILPPFQGEGHGAQLLETVHRFYCNSPKVQDITAEDPSENYVKLRDFVLVKLCQALQSFSADKISLGFSEDMAIEAQEKLKINKKHARRVYEILRLRATDMSNEEVARAYRLEVKKRLFGPYKKNQRELTKMRKCLRPEELASQVSQMDTQLQHEELERGYQDVLGEYRRIIERLARA; encoded by the exons ATGGAAAAGAAGTTGGCGGAGTACAAGTGTGATACCAACGAGGCAATATGTTTGAAGCTAG ttcGGTTTCCAGAGGATGTAGATGACGAAGGCACATCATTCCATCCCGAATACAGCCACCAACTTTATGGAGATGA cGAGGTGGCTTTTGGGTACAAAGGACTTCAGATTCAACTATACTACAGTGCCGGCAGCTTGACAACGCTCTTCAAAGTTAAATACTCCTCAAAGGTCACAGAGAAATTTGAATGTGTTGAG CCGGATGACGTGGAGGGAAAGATCCGTGAAATCATCCCGCAGGGATTCTGCGGTAATACGGACGACTTCATCTCGCTGCTGGAGAAGGAGGCCAACTTTAAGCCATTTGGCAACCTGATCCACACATACAGCATCCACAAtgaggaggctggagaggacATCACATATCAGATCCATAAA GTGGAACTGGCCAGCTCTGGGTTCCGCGAGTACCACGGGCGGCTGCAGACCTTCCTCATGTGGTTCATCGAGACGGCCAGCTTCATCGACGTGGATGATGACCGCTGGGACTTCTTCCTGGT ATTTGAGAAGTACAATAAGGACGGGGAGACTCTCTTCGCGACTGTTGGCTACATGACAGTTTATAATTACTACGTGTACCCAGACAAAACCCGACCACGTGTAAG CCAAATGCTGATCCTACCCCCATTCCAAGGAGAGGGCCATGGAGCCCAGCTGCTGGAGACTGTGCACAGGTTTTATTGCAACTCCCCAAAAGTGCAGGACATCAcag CGGAGGACCCGTCGGAGAACTACGTGAAGCTGCGAGACTTTGTCCTGGTAAAGCTGTGCCAAGCGCTGCAGTCTTTCTCCGCCGACAAGATCTCCCTGGGCTTCAGCGAGGACATGGCCATCGAGGCGCAGGAGAAGTTAAAGATAAACAAG AAACACGCTAGGCGGGTGTACGAGATCTTGCGTTTGCGAGCAACAGACATGAGCAATGAGGAGGTGGCCAGAGCATATCGACTGGAGGTCAAAAAACGGTTATTTGGACCCTACAAG aaaaacCAGAGGGAGCTGACCAAAATGAGGAAGTGTCTGCGGCCAGAGGAGCTGGCGTCCCAGGTGAGCCAGATGGACACCCAGCTGCAGCACGAGGAGCTGGAGCGAGGCTACCAGGACGTGCTGGGGGAGTACCGCAGGATCATCGAGCGGCTAGCGCGGGCCTGA